The following coding sequences are from one Leptolyngbya sp. NIES-3755 window:
- a CDS encoding S-layer protein (similar to AA sequence:cyanobase_aa:LBDG_37890) — MYSTVKSGLALTLALGTIAGAAAPMVMVAPASAQTTFSDVASDNYAAPFIQELASRNIIAGFGDGTFRPNDPVTRAQFAAILLKAFPNAQRVNTPINFSDVPSNYWGFQAIQNAYATGFLAGFPGGTFRPNDNIPRAQALVSLSNGLRYTATQPVDSLLQVYTDAGSIPGFARNSIAAATERRIVVNYPDVSLLNPNQVATRADVAAFIYQSLVSTGQVAAIQSPFIVGQAPTQPQAINIPAGTALPLRYDRADRILLAKNEPQPTPITLTVAQNIVTSDGTVLIPAGSQVAGQLTVSQGAAQFTASQLILANGQQVAIAATSQPITTTETVRRGANTGTILKDAALGSAAAAGVAAVTGDRNIRAGEVLIGTGVGALAGLIFGGDRVDLISIRPNTNLNVQLTSPLTLPRS, encoded by the coding sequence ATGTATAGCACTGTAAAATCTGGTTTGGCTCTGACTTTGGCACTCGGTACGATCGCAGGTGCAGCGGCTCCAATGGTAATGGTCGCACCCGCTTCAGCACAAACGACTTTCTCCGATGTTGCCTCGGATAACTATGCGGCTCCTTTCATTCAAGAACTCGCTTCTCGTAACATTATTGCTGGATTTGGTGATGGAACATTTCGCCCGAATGATCCGGTAACTCGCGCTCAATTTGCAGCAATTCTTCTGAAGGCATTTCCGAACGCTCAAAGAGTAAATACTCCGATCAACTTCTCGGATGTCCCTAGCAATTATTGGGGATTTCAAGCGATTCAAAATGCTTACGCGACTGGATTCCTGGCTGGATTTCCTGGTGGAACATTTCGTCCAAATGACAACATTCCTCGCGCACAAGCTTTGGTTTCGTTATCAAATGGTTTGAGATACACTGCGACTCAACCTGTAGATAGTCTGCTTCAGGTCTACACCGATGCTGGCAGCATTCCAGGTTTTGCTCGGAACAGTATCGCTGCTGCGACTGAGCGCCGGATTGTGGTGAACTATCCAGATGTCAGCCTCCTCAATCCGAATCAAGTTGCCACTCGCGCAGATGTCGCTGCGTTCATCTATCAATCGCTCGTCAGCACTGGACAAGTTGCCGCAATTCAATCGCCGTTTATCGTCGGTCAAGCTCCGACTCAGCCTCAAGCGATCAACATTCCAGCCGGAACCGCACTTCCGCTCCGGTACGATCGTGCTGATCGAATTCTCCTTGCGAAGAACGAACCCCAACCCACTCCGATCACTTTGACCGTTGCTCAAAATATCGTGACTTCGGATGGTACGGTTCTGATTCCAGCAGGTAGCCAAGTCGCGGGTCAGTTGACGGTTTCGCAAGGTGCAGCACAATTCACGGCTTCTCAGTTGATTTTGGCAAATGGTCAGCAAGTTGCGATCGCTGCAACTTCTCAGCCGATCACAACGACTGAAACCGTTCGTCGCGGTGCAAACACTGGCACGATTCTGAAAGATGCGGCTCTAGGTAGCGCTGCGGCTGCGGGTGTTGCGGCTGTGACAGGCGATCGTAATATTCGAGCAGGTGAAGTCTTGATTGGAACGGGTGTCGGCGCATTGGCTGGATTGATTTTTGGTGGCGATCGAGTTGACTTGATCTCGATTCGTCCAAATACCAATCTGAACGTTCAACTCACCAGCCCATTGACTCTTCCGCGCTCCTAA